One segment of Dolichospermum sp. DET69 DNA contains the following:
- a CDS encoding insulinase family protein, translating to MTSTLLKFPRLNAPMLHHLPNGLTIIAEQMPIDAVNLNLWVKTGSAMESDAINGMAHFLEHMIFKGTEKLISGEFERRIEERGAVTNAATSQDYTHYYTTTAPKDFAELAPLQIDVVCNPSIPDDAFERERLVVLEEIRRSEDNPRRRIYRHVMETAFDFLPYRRPVLGPEAVVSQVKPQQMRDFHAHWYQPQSITAVAVGNLPVEELVEIIAEEFNQNYQQTTNKLTQTAVIPEPAFTEIVRREVVDETLQQARLVMIWRVPGLMELDKTYALDILAGILGHGRTSRLVQDLREERGLVSSISASNMNNLLQGVFSISAKCDVDNLAVVEAGIIQHLRRLQTEFVKESEIARIQQGVSNRFIFGNETPSDRAGLYGYYQSLIGDLEPAFNYPQYIQSQTATDLMQAAKDYISPDAYGVVVIKPI from the coding sequence ATGACATCAACTCTGCTGAAATTTCCCCGCCTTAATGCACCCATGCTTCACCACTTACCCAATGGTTTAACTATTATCGCCGAACAAATGCCAATAGATGCGGTTAATCTTAACTTATGGGTAAAAACTGGTTCAGCAATGGAGTCAGATGCTATTAATGGCATGGCTCACTTTTTAGAACACATGATTTTTAAGGGGACAGAGAAACTAATTAGTGGTGAATTTGAACGCCGTATTGAAGAGCGCGGGGCTGTAACTAATGCTGCCACTAGCCAAGATTATACTCATTACTATACCACAACCGCCCCTAAAGATTTTGCAGAATTAGCACCTTTGCAAATAGATGTTGTCTGCAATCCTAGTATTCCTGATGATGCTTTTGAGAGAGAACGTTTAGTAGTTTTAGAAGAAATTAGACGCTCTGAAGATAATCCCAGACGACGGATTTATCGTCATGTTATGGAAACTGCTTTTGATTTTTTACCCTATCGTCGTCCCGTACTCGGACCTGAAGCAGTTGTTTCTCAAGTGAAACCGCAACAAATGCGAGATTTTCATGCTCATTGGTATCAACCCCAGTCCATTACAGCAGTCGCTGTGGGGAATTTACCAGTAGAAGAATTAGTAGAAATTATCGCTGAGGAATTTAATCAAAATTATCAACAAACAACCAACAAACTGACACAAACAGCAGTAATTCCTGAACCTGCATTTACAGAAATAGTCCGCAGGGAAGTTGTTGATGAAACTCTCCAACAAGCAAGATTAGTAATGATTTGGCGAGTACCTGGATTAATGGAATTAGATAAAACTTATGCACTTGATATTTTAGCAGGAATTTTAGGGCATGGGAGAACATCTAGATTAGTACAGGATTTACGGGAAGAACGGGGATTGGTATCTTCAATTTCTGCGAGTAATATGAATAATTTATTGCAAGGTGTGTTTTCAATTTCTGCTAAATGTGATGTAGATAATTTAGCGGTTGTGGAAGCAGGGATAATTCAACATCTTCGCAGATTACAAACAGAATTTGTCAAAGAATCAGAAATTGCTCGGATCCAACAAGGTGTCTCCAATCGGTTTATTTTTGGGAATGAAACACCAAGCGATCGCGCTGGGTTGTATGGTTATTATCAGTCATTAATTGGTGACTTAGAACCAGCTTTTAATTACCCCCAATATATTCAATCACAGACAGCAACTGATTTAATGCAAGCTGCAAAAGATTATATTTCCCCAGATGCTTATGGTGTCGTTGTCATCAAACCTATTTAG
- a CDS encoding fructosamine kinase family protein — protein MIWTEIDTHISQVTGKKFVSQQHLSISGGCINQGFAVSDSKLTYFIKQNLASQVSMFAAEMLGLQQMCSTGTIRVPKPLCWGITGNSSYIVMEWLEMTTGNNKSWQEMGRKLAAMHKTTSNQGFGWDINNTIGSTPQINNFSNSWIEFYTQNRLGCQFKLAKKRGGSFPLADKLLAAIPELLANHLVQPSLVHGDLWGGNAGFTIEDEPVIFDPATYFGDREVDIAMTELFGGFPLAFYQGYEEVYPLEKGYEQRKTLYNLYHVLNHFNLFGGGYCSQANRMIEKILKSEL, from the coding sequence ATGATTTGGACTGAAATTGATACGCATATTAGCCAAGTTACTGGCAAAAAATTTGTAAGTCAGCAGCATTTATCTATCAGTGGTGGATGTATTAATCAAGGTTTTGCTGTCAGTGATAGTAAATTGACTTACTTTATTAAACAAAATCTTGCTTCTCAAGTGTCAATGTTTGCAGCCGAGATGCTTGGTTTACAGCAAATGTGTAGCACGGGAACTATCCGCGTTCCCAAACCACTCTGTTGGGGAATTACAGGCAATTCTAGCTATATTGTCATGGAATGGCTAGAAATGACAACTGGTAACAATAAATCTTGGCAAGAAATGGGACGCAAATTAGCAGCAATGCACAAAACTACTAGTAATCAAGGTTTTGGCTGGGATATTAATAATACCATCGGTTCTACACCCCAAATCAATAACTTCTCTAATTCTTGGATTGAATTTTATACTCAAAACCGCTTAGGTTGTCAATTTAAGTTAGCAAAAAAACGCGGTGGGAGTTTTCCATTAGCAGATAAGTTATTAGCAGCTATTCCCGAATTATTAGCCAATCATCTAGTTCAACCCTCTTTAGTACATGGAGATTTATGGGGAGGAAATGCAGGTTTTACTATTGAAGATGAACCAGTAATATTTGATCCTGCAACTTATTTTGGAGATAGAGAAGTTGATATTGCTATGACAGAACTATTTGGAGGTTTCCCACTAGCTTTTTATCAAGGTTATGAAGAAGTATATCCTTTAGAGAAAGGATATGAACAAAGGAAAACATTATATAATCTGTATCATGTTTTAAATCATTTTAATTTATTTGGTGGTGGTTATTGTTCTCAAGCTAATCGGATGATTGAGAAAATTTTAAAGTCGGAACTATGA
- a CDS encoding DNA-directed RNA polymerase subunit beta'' produces the protein MTKAVFRNLVVNKSKLRDLISWSFTHYGTARTAVMADKLKELGFRYATKAGVSISVDDLMIPPSKKELLEAAETEILVTEEKYQRGEITEVERFQKVIDTWNSTSEALKDEVVVHFQKTDPLNSVYMMAFSGARGNISQVRQLVGMRGLMADPQGEIIDLPIKTNFREGLTVTEYIISSYGARKGLVDTALRTADSGYLTRRLVDVSQDVIVREFDCGTNKGLTIGAMVEGSKILIKLATRLMGRVVGEDVVHPVTGEMIAPRNTPIDDDLAIAIQKSGVQTVTVRSPLTCEAARSVCQHCYGWSLAHAKMVDLGEAVGIIAAQSIGEPGTQLTMRTFHTGGVFTGEVAQQVRSKVSGTVKIPRKLQTRPYRTRHGEDALYVEANGTLMVEGDKKQGTGESQEIAVTQGSTLYIHNGQQVLADHLVAEVALGGRTTRTNTEKAVKDVLTGLAGEVKFADVVAEQKTDRQGNTTVTASRGGLIWILSGDVYNLLPGAELMVKNGDAIDTNGVLAETKLTTVHGGVVRLPEAIPGKATREIEIITASVVLDQAEISVHSSQGRNNYLITTTNPTNGSVSEFNLRATPGTKVQNGQVVAELIDDQYRTTSGGLLKFAEVEVQKKGKAKLGYEVVQGGTLLWIPEETHEVNKDISLLLVEDGQLVEAGTEVVKDIFCHTGGVVEVTQKNDILREVVIKPGELLMVDDPETAIAHDNTFLQPGEELQGMVATELRYIQYVETPEGPGLLSRPVVEFAVPTHPDVPATTSVSQHTGRSIQLRAVQRIPYKDSERVKSVEGVELLRTQIVLEIEQETEGEHGASPLAADIELITDSENAEIQRLQLVILESLVVRRDITADATQGSTQTNLEVVDGDTIDPGSVVARTKILCKEGGIVRGVQQGSETVRRCLVLRPNDLITVNTNVLPNLKTGDLVVEGSTIATGIVAAESGQVVSVVSGQLSAASTKTMDNGQLTTDKLSHTITLRIGRPYRVSPGAVLQVEDGDLVQRGDNLVLLVFERAKTGDIIQGLPRIEELLEARKPKEACILARRPGEVKVVYGDGDEITSITREAYSIKIVEANGTVTDYPLGPGQNLIVPDGAHIVAGQPLTDGPSNPHEILEIFFSLGSEDGIYACASHALQKVQTFLVNEVQMVYQSQGIEISDKHIEVIVRQMTNKVRIDDGGDTTMLPGELVELRQVEQVNEAMSITGGARAEYTPMLLGITKASLNTDSFISAASFQETTRVLTEAAIEGKSDWLRGLKENVIIGRLIPAGTGYNTYEEVGVIDDYVTDMGIGVLDEVDDPLDMVLDDRTAKLYNLDAPGIVEGGFGSKIGERLILDDDDDLIADEISDLVIEEDDDFEEEEEDDDNDDDDFDDE, from the coding sequence ATGACTAAAGCAGTTTTTCGCAATCTTGTGGTAAATAAGAGTAAATTGAGAGATTTAATTTCTTGGTCATTTACCCATTATGGAACAGCGCGGACAGCGGTAATGGCAGATAAACTCAAAGAATTGGGTTTCCGCTATGCTACCAAAGCCGGGGTATCTATCAGCGTAGATGACTTGATGATTCCCCCTTCCAAAAAAGAACTTCTAGAAGCGGCAGAGACAGAAATTCTCGTCACAGAAGAAAAATATCAACGGGGGGAAATTACTGAAGTGGAACGTTTCCAAAAAGTAATTGATACTTGGAACAGTACCTCCGAGGCGTTGAAGGATGAGGTAGTAGTTCACTTCCAAAAAACAGATCCCCTCAACTCCGTCTATATGATGGCGTTCTCAGGAGCGCGGGGAAATATTTCCCAGGTGCGGCAGTTGGTAGGAATGCGGGGACTAATGGCAGATCCCCAGGGGGAAATTATTGATTTACCGATTAAAACTAATTTCCGAGAAGGGTTGACGGTTACAGAATATATTATTTCTAGTTATGGAGCGCGGAAAGGGCTGGTAGATACAGCACTGCGGACAGCGGACTCTGGGTATTTAACCCGACGGTTGGTGGATGTTTCCCAAGATGTGATTGTGCGGGAGTTTGACTGTGGCACTAACAAAGGGCTAACTATCGGGGCGATGGTGGAAGGGAGCAAGATCTTAATTAAACTGGCAACCCGGTTAATGGGCAGAGTCGTGGGTGAGGATGTGGTGCATCCAGTCACAGGAGAAATGATTGCCCCCCGGAATACCCCGATTGATGATGATTTGGCGATCGCAATTCAAAAATCTGGTGTTCAAACCGTTACAGTCCGCAGTCCCTTGACCTGTGAAGCTGCCCGTTCCGTGTGTCAACATTGCTATGGCTGGAGTTTGGCCCACGCGAAGATGGTGGACTTGGGAGAAGCTGTGGGGATTATTGCCGCTCAGAGTATTGGTGAACCAGGAACCCAGTTGACCATGCGGACATTCCACACCGGGGGCGTATTTACGGGGGAAGTAGCGCAACAGGTGCGTTCTAAGGTGTCAGGAACAGTGAAGATTCCCCGCAAACTACAAACCCGTCCCTATCGAACACGCCATGGTGAAGACGCGCTGTATGTGGAAGCCAACGGCACATTGATGGTTGAGGGTGATAAAAAGCAGGGGACAGGGGAAAGTCAAGAAATTGCCGTTACCCAAGGTTCAACCCTGTATATTCACAATGGTCAGCAGGTATTGGCAGATCACTTAGTGGCAGAGGTAGCACTGGGGGGTAGAACTACCAGAACTAATACAGAAAAAGCCGTTAAAGACGTACTCACAGGCTTGGCTGGAGAGGTGAAGTTTGCCGATGTCGTCGCCGAACAAAAAACCGACCGGCAGGGCAACACGACGGTGACAGCATCGAGAGGGGGACTGATTTGGATTCTGTCGGGAGACGTTTATAATTTACTCCCCGGTGCAGAATTGATGGTCAAAAATGGCGATGCCATTGATACCAATGGAGTATTGGCAGAAACCAAACTGACCACTGTTCATGGTGGGGTAGTGCGGTTGCCAGAGGCGATTCCCGGTAAAGCTACTAGAGAAATTGAGATTATTACCGCTTCTGTGGTGCTAGACCAGGCAGAAATTAGCGTGCATAGTTCCCAAGGGCGCAATAACTACCTAATTACCACCACCAATCCTACCAACGGCTCTGTGTCAGAATTCAACCTGCGGGCGACACCAGGGACTAAGGTACAGAATGGTCAAGTAGTGGCAGAACTGATAGATGACCAGTACCGGACTACCTCTGGAGGCTTGTTGAAGTTTGCTGAAGTGGAGGTACAGAAGAAGGGCAAAGCCAAGTTAGGATATGAAGTAGTGCAGGGAGGGACGCTGCTCTGGATACCAGAAGAAACCCACGAAGTTAACAAGGATATTTCTTTGCTGTTGGTAGAAGATGGTCAGCTTGTGGAAGCGGGGACAGAAGTAGTCAAAGACATTTTTTGTCACACTGGTGGGGTAGTAGAAGTTACCCAGAAGAACGACATTTTGCGCGAGGTGGTGATTAAACCCGGTGAACTGTTAATGGTAGATGATCCAGAGACAGCGATCGCTCATGACAATACCTTCCTACAACCGGGAGAAGAACTACAAGGCATGGTGGCTACGGAATTACGGTATATCCAGTACGTAGAAACTCCAGAAGGTCCAGGGCTGCTGAGTCGTCCGGTGGTGGAATTTGCTGTGCCAACTCACCCAGATGTCCCTGCTACCACTTCAGTGAGTCAGCACACAGGGCGCTCGATTCAACTGCGGGCAGTGCAAAGAATCCCCTACAAAGATTCAGAACGAGTTAAGTCTGTGGAGGGAGTCGAACTGCTGCGGACACAGATAGTATTGGAGATCGAACAGGAAACGGAGGGAGAACACGGGGCTTCACCTTTGGCAGCGGATATAGAACTAATTACTGACTCCGAAAATGCAGAAATTCAGCGGTTACAGTTGGTGATTTTGGAATCTTTGGTAGTCCGGCGCGATATTACAGCAGATGCGACCCAAGGTAGCACCCAAACCAACTTGGAAGTTGTTGATGGTGACACCATTGATCCAGGATCTGTAGTTGCCCGCACAAAGATTTTGTGTAAGGAAGGGGGAATTGTCCGCGGTGTACAACAGGGTTCAGAAACCGTACGCCGTTGTTTGGTATTGCGACCCAACGATTTAATTACCGTCAATACCAATGTCCTTCCCAATCTGAAAACAGGGGATTTAGTAGTAGAAGGTAGCACAATCGCTACTGGTATTGTTGCAGCAGAGTCCGGGCAAGTGGTGTCAGTGGTCAGTGGTCAGTTATCCGCAGCCAGTACCAAAACAATGGACAATGGACAATTGACAACGGATAAATTATCACACACTATCACTCTCCGGATTGGTCGTCCTTACCGAGTCAGCCCTGGAGCGGTGCTGCAAGTGGAAGATGGCGACTTAGTGCAACGGGGTGATAACTTAGTGTTGTTGGTGTTTGAACGAGCCAAGACTGGAGACATTATCCAAGGTTTGCCTCGGATTGAGGAGTTGCTAGAAGCTCGTAAACCCAAGGAAGCTTGTATTTTGGCCCGTCGTCCGGGAGAGGTGAAGGTAGTTTATGGTGATGGCGATGAGATAACATCCATTACCCGTGAGGCTTACTCTATCAAAATAGTCGAAGCTAATGGTACGGTAACAGACTATCCTCTTGGACCTGGGCAAAACCTGATTGTTCCTGACGGAGCGCACATAGTAGCTGGGCAACCACTAACTGATGGACCCTCTAATCCCCACGAAATCTTAGAAATATTCTTCAGTTTAGGCTCGGAGGATGGGATCTATGCCTGTGCAAGTCACGCTTTGCAGAAGGTACAAACCTTTTTGGTGAACGAAGTACAGATGGTGTACCAGTCCCAGGGAATTGAGATTTCTGATAAACACATCGAAGTTATCGTCCGGCAGATGACAAACAAGGTGCGGATTGATGACGGTGGAGATACGACGATGTTACCGGGTGAGTTGGTGGAACTACGGCAGGTGGAGCAGGTGAATGAAGCTATGTCCATCACAGGTGGAGCTAGAGCGGAATACACGCCCATGCTGTTGGGTATTACTAAGGCATCTTTGAACACCGACAGCTTTATCTCTGCGGCATCGTTCCAAGAAACCACCAGGGTCTTAACTGAAGCTGCTATTGAGGGTAAATCTGATTGGCTGCGAGGCTTGAAGGAAAACGTGATCATTGGTCGCTTGATTCCCGCTGGTACTGGTTACAATACCTACGAGGAAGTAGGGGTGATTGATGACTACGTGACAGATATGGGTATTGGTGTGCTGGATGAAGTTGATGACCCATTAGATATGGTGTTAGATGACCGCACAGCAAAACTCTATAATCTGGATGCACCGGGAATAGTAGAAGGTGGTTTTGGTAGCAAAATAGGAGAACGACTGATTTTAGATGATGATGATGATCTGATTGCTGATGAAATTAGCGACCTTGTGATCGAAGAAGATGATGATTTTGAGGAAGAAGAAGAAGACGATGATAATGATGATGATGATTTTGATGATGAATAA
- a CDS encoding DNA-directed RNA polymerase subunit gamma, with protein MRSPQNNQFDYVKIGIASPERIRQWGERTLPNGQLVGEVTKPETINYRTLKPEMDGLFCERIFGPAKDWECHCGKYKRVRHRGIVCERCGVEVTESRVRRHRMGFIKLAAPVAHVWYLKGIPSYIAILLDMPLRDVEQIVYFNSYCVLAPGNADTLSYKQLLSEDQWLEIEDAIYSEDSLLEGVEVGIGAEALLRLLADIKLEQEAETLREEIEKAKGQKRAKLIKRLRVIDNFIATGSKPEWMVMEIIPVIPPDLRPMVQLDGGRFATSDLNDLYRRVINRNNRLGRLQEILAPEIIVRNEKRMLQEAVDALIDNGRRGRTVVGANNRPLKSLSDIIEGKQGRFRQNLLGKRVDYSGRSVIVVGPNLKIHQCGLPREMAIELFQPFVINRLIRSGMVNNIKAAKKLISRNDPSVWDVLQEVIEGHPVMLNRAPTLHRLGIQAFEPILVEGRAIQLHPLVCPAFNADFDGDQMAVHVPLSLESQAEARLLMLASNNILSPATGKPIVTPSQDMVLGAYYLTAENPKATKGAGKYFSSLDDVIMAYEAKQVELHAYIYVRFDGEIDSGEPDTEPLEIIEDKDSKGKLNSRTLIYKFRRVREDGQGNLLSQYIYTTPGRAIYNQAIQEAIDA; from the coding sequence ATGAGATCTCCCCAAAATAATCAATTTGACTACGTAAAAATTGGTATAGCTTCCCCAGAACGCATCCGCCAATGGGGTGAACGTACCTTGCCTAATGGACAACTTGTAGGTGAAGTTACCAAGCCGGAAACTATCAATTATCGGACGCTGAAGCCAGAAATGGATGGTTTGTTCTGCGAGCGCATCTTTGGACCAGCTAAAGATTGGGAATGTCATTGCGGTAAATACAAACGAGTTCGCCATAGAGGTATAGTTTGCGAGCGCTGTGGAGTTGAAGTTACGGAATCCCGTGTCCGTCGTCACCGCATGGGCTTTATTAAACTAGCTGCCCCAGTGGCCCACGTCTGGTATCTCAAAGGGATTCCTAGCTATATTGCCATTCTCCTCGATATGCCTCTGCGAGATGTAGAGCAAATTGTCTATTTCAATTCCTACTGTGTTTTAGCACCTGGTAACGCCGATACCTTGAGTTATAAACAACTCCTGAGCGAAGATCAGTGGCTAGAAATCGAAGACGCTATCTATAGTGAAGATTCTTTGCTGGAGGGTGTGGAAGTTGGTATTGGTGCAGAAGCTTTGTTGCGGCTGTTGGCAGATATTAAATTAGAGCAAGAAGCGGAAACCCTGCGAGAAGAAATCGAAAAAGCTAAGGGACAAAAACGCGCCAAATTAATTAAACGCCTGCGGGTAATTGATAACTTCATCGCCACCGGTTCTAAACCAGAATGGATGGTAATGGAAATTATCCCCGTCATTCCTCCCGACTTGCGCCCTATGGTGCAGTTAGATGGGGGGAGATTTGCTACAAGCGATTTAAACGATTTGTATCGCCGGGTAATTAACCGTAACAACCGTTTAGGCAGACTTCAGGAAATTCTCGCCCCAGAAATCATTGTCCGTAACGAAAAACGGATGCTGCAAGAAGCGGTAGATGCCTTGATAGATAATGGTCGTCGCGGACGGACAGTAGTCGGGGCAAATAACCGCCCCCTCAAATCTCTGTCGGATATTATCGAGGGTAAACAAGGACGCTTCCGGCAAAACCTATTGGGGAAACGGGTTGACTATTCAGGACGTTCCGTCATTGTCGTCGGTCCAAATCTGAAAATCCACCAATGCGGACTACCTAGAGAAATGGCCATAGAACTGTTTCAGCCTTTTGTCATCAATCGGTTGATTCGTTCGGGCATGGTAAATAATATCAAAGCTGCCAAAAAACTGATTTCTCGCAATGACCCCAGTGTTTGGGATGTGTTGCAAGAAGTGATAGAAGGGCATCCGGTGATGTTAAACCGAGCGCCGACTCTGCACCGTTTGGGGATTCAAGCCTTTGAACCCATTTTGGTAGAAGGAAGAGCTATTCAACTACATCCTTTGGTCTGTCCAGCTTTTAACGCTGACTTTGACGGTGACCAAATGGCGGTTCACGTCCCCCTATCTTTGGAGAGTCAAGCAGAAGCCCGGCTATTGATGTTGGCTTCTAATAATATTCTCTCCCCAGCGACCGGTAAACCAATTGTGACTCCTAGCCAAGATATGGTTTTGGGAGCATATTACCTGACTGCGGAAAATCCCAAAGCGACGAAGGGCGCAGGGAAGTATTTTTCATCTTTGGATGATGTGATTATGGCTTATGAAGCCAAGCAAGTGGAGCTTCATGCCTATATTTACGTCCGCTTTGATGGGGAAATTGATTCTGGGGAACCGGATACAGAACCCTTAGAAATCATTGAAGACAAAGATAGTAAAGGCAAACTCAACAGTCGGACACTGATTTATAAATTCCGGCGTGTCCGAGAAGATGGCCAGGGAAATTTGCTTTCTCAGTACATTTATACGACCCCTGGACGAGCGATTTATAACCAAGCTATTCAGGAAGCCATAGATGCCTAA